CAGCCACGGAGATCCATTTATGAGCCATTTACTGAACCCTTGCCATCAGATGTTGCAATGCCCTGCCTGGCGGGTGGCAGGAGTGGCCCTGGAAACCATCCCTAATCCAGGGAGGGTGGCTCACTGCCCACCTGACCCCACTGGCTAGTTGGGCATCCAAATGCCAGGGGGGCCCCTAAGTCTGTGGTGGCCCTGTCCCAAAGCCCTGGCCTTACCTGGCAGCAGGCAGAGGTAGGAGTAGAAGCCCTCCGACTTGAGCATGATGAGGAGGGAGCCCCAGCCCAGGAGGACGGCCGAGAAGAAGAGGTTCTCCACCACGGCCGTGCAGGCCATCCACCAGCGCCGCCGGTGGGCCGTGGCCAAGGTGGGCACCATGGTTGCGGCCGGGCAGTGGTCACTCGGCCTCCTCCAAAACGCCAAGCGGATCCTCCAAGCGGCCGGCCTGCGAAGGAGAGGAAAGTAGTTGTCATGCAATGGACAAAGCAAAAGGCCTCTTCCACGGGACCCTCCTTTGACAGCCCCCAGAGCAAGGCCAGTGCTCCAAGGGAGTGGACGATGGGCGCTGCAGTCCAGTGGCACCTGCTCTAGACTTGCTGCAAAGAaagcagtagtttgagtgttggatcaggaCCCCAGAGACCAGGCTTCGGATCCCGGCTGGGCTGCAGGAACCCACTTGGCAAGAGaggctctctcagcctcggaggctGGCAATGGCCTTtgaagcctgggggggggggcttagggAAACGACCCACAGTCCCTCCGCAGCCCTCAACAAGTCAGGAATTGGAGGGAGGTAGGGACTTCCAGCAAAGGTCTGGAAGGGAGCCAGCAAGAGGGgaccccggaggaggaggagacagggcTGGCACAAGCGGGGCAGGCGAGGTCTGGGGAAGGGGGCTTCCCCCAAAGCTGAGcaaagccggaggaggaggagggcgagtgGTCCCTTCCGGAGGAGGAAGGCCCCAAGGGACATGGAGGACCCCGTCCCCCGAGAGAGTCTGGCCCCCATGCCTCCCAAACTGGGACCCCAGGGGCTCGGGGCTGCgagggaggaggcagggaagggccCCCACTCcagggcctgggagggagcgggGCAGGAGCCGGGTCCCCGAAGGGCCCTCCAAGGCAAGGGACCCTCCTGGCCCTCCCCAAGTGCCCCCGATCCAGGGGCTCCTCTCTGCGAAGGGGCCAGGCAGGCAGAGAGGCCTCCCTCACCTCGATCTggtcctcctgctgctgttgctgctccgcttggaagggagggaggccggGGTCTCtcctcggaggaggaggcggaaggaTGCGCTGCGACCTCGCTCTCTTCGCTCGTTTCCTGGGAGCCTGGCTCCTTTTTATCCCCACGGGGGCGGAGCCAAAGGGAAAGCCGGGCGCTCATTGGCTGCCGGCGCGCGCGCAGCCAATCAGGGCGCCCCGCCGGCGCTCTCTacgcctgagagagagagaggcgggaaGGAAGGGTCCTCTGGGCATGGACAGAGCGCCAGCCTCCTCGCCCCCGAGAGCGGAGCAGCCGCTTCAAGGAGGGGGGTGAGTCCGCCTTCGGGAGCACTGCCCTCCGCTTCAGAAGCCTTTCCGCAGCTGGGCCCTcggttccttccttggaggggAGGCAttggcccttctctctctctctctctctctctggtgccaCCCCCAACTGCAATGCCCAGCATCCCCTTCTGgcacggagggagggagggagggggtgctGCTGGGAGCCCTGGGCCTGTCCTTGCCGgggaagatgggagttgtagtcctgggGCTTCGCaggggaggatggatggatgccCCTGGCCCTGCTTCCAAGTGTCCCTAGAGCCTCGTGGGGCCAAAAGGCCCTGCCCAGCCATTGCCAGGGCCAACACAGCTGGGCAGGCAGGTGTTTGCGGAAAgggcctggggatgatgggcccTGCAGCCCCATGTAAGCCCAGCGGCTCTCCTTGGGGGTCTCATCTCCTTCCAtggatcttgttgttgttgttgttgttgttgtggcttctgacttacagcaacccaaaGGAAGTGAAATAAAGACGACAACAAGAGGAGGCCTATTGCGGGGCTTCTTGCCCAGGTTTATTCCAGGGAGGCCCACCTGAGAGACTGTGGCTTCTGAGGCCAcagctgagcggggattcgaactctggcctcCTGGAGCCCAGCAGCAGCACACTGACTCCTCTCCCTCTTGCCAGAGGAAGCGCAGGCAGTGGCCTTCCTCTGGCCGATGATCCAAACAGGCCCTGGCCAGGCACCCCCCTTTCCGTGCCGCTTCCCCATGTGCTGGAAAGGCATCAGTGCTCAGGTACCACTCCTGGCACATGGCTTATTTTCCTTCCTGTCCTTTTCTCTTTGCAGCTCTGTGGAGAAGGGTCCAAGATAAATCCCTGAATCTGGGAGGAAATCAAAGTCCATCCTTCGGCCTCCGATCCTCCATCTGTTCCTCGAAGCAGTCCCCCGTCCGGCCCGGCTGAGCGCCCAAACCACAGCCTCCGGGGCTCCCCTGGCCTTTGCTGTCCaccaagagagagagatcaagaaGACTTTCCGGCAGGAAGAGCAGGCGGGAGAGGTCAGGTGAGGCAAAGAGGGGCTCTGCTCCTTCGGGGAGGCCTCCCTGTCCCCATGAGGCTCCGCAGAGGATGCTCCTTCCGCCCACTGGGCTTTGGGGGTCAAAGGAAGGGGCCGCCATCACTCTGCCACAGGAACCCCAGTTGCAGGGGGCAGCGCCAGCTCTCTTTCCCAGCAGAAGCTGCCCCTCCACTTTCTCCATGGAAGGGGCCCTATTAGAAGCCCCCAGACCAGCCAGGAACGTTCTCGTACTTGGgctccccttctccctccttggCCTCCGCTTTGGCCGCCCCTCCTGACCCTCTCTCCGGCCGGCCGGGGCTGCCCACTCCCTCCCTACCATCACCCTCCCCTCCCAGGGGCCAGGGACCCTCGGCCTCTACCTGTCCCTCTCCAGCGCCAGGCCCCCTTGTGCCACTCTCCtgggctgcttcctcctccttctctgggccTGGCAGCCTCTGGGCACCCTTCTCTGCCCCCAAGGCCCTTCGAGGCGGCTTCTGGAACCCCTCGAGGGCCCTCCTTGGCCGGGGGTCTTCCCCGGGGGGCGCCCTGGACCTCTGGAGGCTGCCCAGCCTCTTCAGGATGGTCTGGACGGGGCCTGGCCCACTCTCGCCCCGGCCCTCACCCACTCCCACTTTGCCCACTGTCACATAGATGGTGGTGAGGCCAGGCGGTGTCCCAGGGGTCTTAGAGGCGGCCTCCAGGGCTTCTACCCGCCGGGCCACGTGCCGGGAGCCAGCCAGCCGGGCCTTGTGAACCCCCCTGGGAGTCCCGGACGTGGGGGGCTCAGGGCAGCCTCCCTCCCCCTGGGATCCAGCAGCCTCCACGTTCTCATAGCAGCAGCCTCCAGTCCTCAGGTCCtccaccagaggagcccctgccTCTTGGGACCCAGGGGGTGGCTGCGACCCCTCTTCGGACTCTGGGGTGGGTCGCCCCCAGGCGCCCCTGGGCTTCCGAGTGGCTCCAAGGGGTTCTGTGGAGCCCTGAAGACTCTGAGGGCCAAACCGGGTCCCTTGCGCGAAGGAGACTGAGGGCCGCTTGGCCTTAGCGAGGCTGGAAGTGCGAGGGATGCCGAAGGGCTCAGGGTTCAAGGCagactccccctcctcctctggaggaAATCCGGGCTGGAGCTCAGTGGCATCTGAAGGCAGAAGGAGAAGTTGTTGCGATGCTTAGGAAAGCTTttggggactgcagctcccagaatcccctatccAGTGGTTGACCCCCAAACTCTGAAGTTTTCTAATATGTGTTTCCATCCAGATTCTCCATCTTAGTAACTGGCTTACAATTGAGGGTAATTTAGCCCTTCTTTTCCTTAAAAAGCAAAGGCGAGGCAGTGCCCAAGATTTGGGACCAAGCCCTGAGCGGGAGGAATGGGATGGGAACGTCCCTCTACCCCTGCTCAAGGCTTTGGGGTTGGATTGTCTAGGGTGGGGGCCAGGGCagacctccccctcccctcctctctacCCTTGTGATGGGGTTTTGCACCCCAAGCAGAGGAGCTGCATTTCCCCCTCACTCCTACCTCCGCCGGCCGGAAGCGGGGCCtcttcatcaccatcaccatcttcGGAGTCCCAGGAGGAGTCAGAGGGCCAGACGGTGGAAGGGGGCTCAATGAAGCTGGGGGTGAAAGGGACCTCTGTGTCGTGGTGGGAGACTggggggcagaggaagaggaaaccAGTTAGCTTGGGCAGGGTCAGCTTGGGGGCTCCCATGGGTCCCAAGAGGGCCACAGACcctccatgttctagaagagttcatgcctgatgtttcgccagcatctggggctggcatcttcattgtcttcattctctgaagatgccagccccagatgctggtgaaacgtcaggaagaaactcttctagaacatggccacagagcctgaaaaacccacaaaaaactatggatgccagtcatgaaagcctttgacttcacatcttcTTGGTCGGCCAGAAGCCTGACCCGCTCCAGAGACCCCCAAAGAAGACTTCCCTTGGCCAGTTCTTTTCTGGAGAGTAGCCCCCCCAGAAGCAACCCTATTCACCTGTCACACGTGGGAGCTTGTGGCCCCCCAGAGAGAAGCAGGGCAAGGAGGAGCGGAGGCTGCCCAGAACCTGGTGCTTCACCTGCAGCATTGGGTCTCCTTCTCCTGCCGCCGCCATTGCTGCTGCCCTGGGcaaagggggggaaggagggcAGGTTCATGAGCTGGATGCAAAGTATAGTCAAGAGGGGAGACCCACGAGCTCCTTCCCCAGCTGCCCTCCTGTGTGGCATGTCTGTGAAAGTGCAAAAGTCCCCACTCTCAGCAGATCTTCTGACCCACCAGAGCAGTCGCTGGGGTGGTCAACATTGGTCTGGGGGAGACGGGGGGCAAATGACTGACCCTGTACCCTCCACCAAGCCACAAACCTCACTGAGTTGTTGGGAGGATTCACACgtgtgctttctcttttttatctCTCAGCCTGGCCTAATTTGCAGGGGCATTGCAGTGAAGCCAGAGCAGAAAGGGGCTGCCTGGAGCCTCTTAGGAGACAGGGAGGATGCTGCAGGGTGAGGTAAGCACAGCAGGCGAACCAGGGGGTACCTACCTGTCTCTGGGGTCCTGGGGTTCTGGCCGGCAACAGCAGCCCCAGCAGCCGAGGCAGAGCAGGAGGGAGAGCAGTGGAGCCAGGATCATGGCCACGAGGGCTCCTGTGTGGTGGGCCtctgggaggagaagagaagggcgCTGGGAGCCAAGGAACAACGCCCCTCCACCTGCCTGGGGCCAGGCATAGCCCCCCCTCACGTCCCACTGGAAGGCAGGGCCCGATCCCTGGCCCAACAGCACTACCAACTCTGGTGCCAGAaagaggggagaaaggagagagagacttACTCCAGAGGCACTCCCCTGAGATGGGGTGGCATGGATACCCCTGGCACCCCTGGCACCTGACAGAGCAGTTGGGGCCATGGAAGCCTTCCAAGCAGCTCTGGTTgcagctggaaggaaggaaggagagaggaacagGCATTAGCCAGGCAGGAGCTTAGAGAGGGCCTGGGGAGTCACTCTGTGCCCCCTTCCTCATACACAGCCCCACCACTTGTTCAGAAGGGCCACCTTCACCTGGCACCCCAGAACCCATCCTGGCACACACACGCCCCGGACACCGGATCACAGCTCCCATTGAAGCAGAGGAGGCAGGACAAGAGGCAGCCCTCCCCGAAAAGGCCGGCCGGACAGGGCAGCTGACACCtgtggggaaggaaagagggaggtgaGAACATGTGGGGCCACTGCCCCATAGCAAAGaaggccctgctgctgctgccagaccAGCCCCAGCATTTCCGTTCCTCCCCGTCTGCCCCCATCCTTGAGGAACAGACAGGCCACTGACAGGACCTGCATGACGGTACCCCCAACCTTTGCAAGGGGGGCACATGCATCTCCCACCTGGCCCCCATGAGGCCTGCTTCGCAGTTTTGGCACTCTCCGGTCTCGGGGTGGCAAGCCTCCCCTCGACGGCAGCGGGGGCAAGACAGGCTGCAGTTCTCCCCATGGCGTCCCGGGGGGCACGACTCTTTGCAGTGAGTCCCATTCCAGCCGGGGGCACAGGCCGAGCAGGAGCCATCCAGCGGGGAGCAGGCACCGGGCTTGCAGTGGCCACAGCTGGTCAGGAGGGGTCAAAAGAGAGAGGGGGCCTGAGATGGGGAGGGAAGCTCCACCAACACCCCACATTTGCCTCAGGTTATGAGCAGCAATGTCAGTCCCCAAAAGTGACGAGGGAACCACGTTGAAGGATGCAGGCTTTCTAGCAAGACAGAGCTCTGCATCCAACCAGGAAGGCCAGGGACCTCTGGCCAACCACAGAAGGACACAGTGACGGGGAAATGAGGGGTCCCTCCCATGCTGAGGACCCCTTACCTATGTGCACACTGCAGCCCGAAGGTCCCTGCTGGGCACAGATCCGAGCAGCTCTGTCCCCGGTAGCCAGGGTGGCAGGTGCACCGCCCATCCTGGGCAGCACAGCTGCCGTGGGGGGTGCAGGGGCACCGGTGCTGGCAGGCCGCCCCCCAGAGCCCTTCCTGGCAGTGGCAGCGGCCGGACTCCTGGGCACAGGGGGAGCCATTGCAGTAGCAGCGCGAGGCACATGTCCGGCCCCACCAGCCCCGAAGGCAATGGCAGCGGCCGGTGGTTGGGTCGCAGCGGGAGCCCCCCAGGAAGCAGGGGCACGGTCGGCGGCAATCGGGGGCCCACCATCCTGGGTCACAGCGGCAGGCCCCAGTAAGCGGGTGGCAGTGTCCATGGGGGCCACAGAGACAGGACTCCCGGCAGAGGGGTCCCCACCAGCTGGGGGCACAGTAGCACTCTCCGCTGGATGGGTTGCACTTTCCATTGGGGAAACAGAGGCAGCTCTCTTTGCAGTCAGGACCCCAGTATTGGTCAGggcatcctggaagaggagggagggcaggCCGAGGGTCAGGTGGGCAGGAGGGACCCCGTGGCATCGCTTGTAGTCCTTCTTGAAGCCCCACAAACTGGGCCACTCCTGCCTGTCCAGCCCTCCTTGACCCCCTAACGGCCAAAGCAGCGGCAGAAAATAGGGGTCAAATCTGAAGGACGCCTTTTGAGCTCAGCCTCATGAAAGTGGTGAGGCCAAACGACCCCTGCTCCTTTTCCATCTGGGTCTCCTTTGtcacccctcctctctctcccctggGACCCAAGACCACACTCACGTCCCGTACAGTTGGCCCCAAAGAAGCCAGGCCGGCAGCGGCAGACCCCGGGGCGAACACAGACCTCGTCCTGGTGGCAGGCGTCGGGTCCCGTGCAGAGCGCTGCCAAAGGCCCAAGGAGAGAGCATGGTGAATTGAGGCCCCTTACCCAAGGGCAAAGGGCAGGGAAACAGCAGAGGCCCACCTGCATATGTGCCAGCCTGTTTGCCCCACCTGTGCTGCTCCTTCCTTGCCCTCAAGCATGGCTGGGGGAAGAGCTTGGGAGGGTTTCCTGGTGGACTAAttgtcccagaatccccaacagCCCAGAGCTGGGGTGCCAAAAGGCAACAGTTAGTCCCTTGGTTGCCAGACAGAGAGGGGCCCTCCTTACCCACTGGGCATTCCCGGCCCTCTTGCTTCCATCCTGGGCAGCAGGAAAGGACTGGAGGCTGGCTGGaggtggaagagagagaggggaggaagggggccCAGTGAGCAGGCAAAAGgggcccaccaccaccaccccagatcCCCAGCCTGGCTCTTGGATgtcccccctttcccccatcaTCTCTTATTCTGGAAGTGCCATAACTGTGTGTTTTGCTTCTGAGCAGAGCTTTCCGGGAGGAAACAGCAAACCAAAGCAGCCTCTGTGCCGGAGGAGGGAGGCCAGGGAAAGGCTGTTGGCGCCTGGCTGGGAagctcagggcaccatcctgccCCACGGGGCCATGCCCCACAgagttgctggggggggggggactggattTGTCCCTTGTATAGCTTCCTTACAGCTCTCTCCCTTGAACGCTGAGCAGCCCCTTAAAAAGACGGGATGCAGCCGTGATACCACAACGCAACAGCCAAGTGTGGAAGGGACGTGACGGATCATTCCCTGCCCTTCGGtaaatttgtttcattttctcaaCCTTTTGAATTGTTATATATAGTCTGAGACATTTGCCACCTTCTTTGGCCAGGTGTGAGAATCTCCAATTGGTCCATTTGCAATGGAAATAATGGGGCAAACGTTTCCATTTCAAATTCCATGTTCTGGATAGTTTAATGGTTTTACTGCCGTAAGCTGAGTAGTCGAACATGGGGTGCAATGAATCTGTCTCTCTCATGGCTCTGgctttgttgtcattgtgtgtcttgaaaccatttctgacttgtggcaacactaaggcaacactaaggcaaacctatcagagggttttcttcgcaagatttcttcagaagggctttgcctttcccttcttctgaggctgagacggTGTGACCTGCCCAGTGAGTATCTGTGCTCTAGCTTGcctggtgcaacaacaacaaagttaggCCCATGCGAGAGGCTGCGCTGCAATGTACGTAGAGCACTGCCACTGCATTGTGGGCTCCTTGGTGCAATGACACTGTGCTATAGGTCCTGTAGTGCAGTGCCACTTAATGAGTGCTACAATGCTATAGGGTTGTGTCTGTGTGCATTTCAGTGGCACCAGAAGTGCAATTGCACTGTGGTGTTTGCAGTGCCACAGCTTTGTTGTCTTTAGTACAGTGCCATTAGGTTGTGTGGTCCTTATTGAACCAAGACCTAATTGAAAGAGTAAACACAATAGTTGCAAGGGATTTGCGCCTGGCTATTCAAGTGAGTGTATGGCCAGACTGTGGGAAAGCAGAATATCTGCAGGATACCCTTTGTACTGATGGATTAATTTGTCGCAAGCAGTGCGTTACTGACAGTATATTTCTAATTTATGCTTTTGTAGGACAATAAATACTGTTAAGTTTTGGTTTATGATTGCGAATAAGGAGGTTCTGGAAAGAGCTCCAGCCAGACTTGTGGCGAAGGCTTCTGGGGTTTGGCCGCAGAGAGTGGTGAACTAGCTGGACTAGCTGCGCTTCATGGTCCCTTCAGCACTTCTGGGATTCTCAGGTATCCCATTTCTATGCTCTTAGATGTGGGGAGAGGGCAGGGGGCCCTCAGCCGGTGGCTCAAGCCCCTGTTCTCCATGTGGGCCCAATCCCCCATGTCTCCCCACAAGGACTGACCCCAGAGAGCGCGAGGGACAGGGGGGCTCCCCAAGACTGTGGAGGGGGCAAAGAGCCTGGCCAGGGGCTAGGAGGCACTTCTGGAGCATCTCTGAGCCCCACAGCAAccggggaggagaaggagggggccTACCTGCTGGACTGGCAGACGTGCCTCCCATTGGGATCCAGGGCTGAGGCGCAGCTCCCAAACTCAGGACCCTGGGCCTGGAGGCAAAGCAGCAGAAAGGCCCACAAACCCATCCCGGCCTTCCGAATGGAGCCCCTGGCAGCAATGCCAGCAAGGGCCCCTCTGCCCAGACTCTGCTGGCCTCCCTACAGAGCAGgccttcttccttccttgcctccctccctcccacttcctCCGTGGCTTTTCCTGAGGAAGCAAACTGGGAGGAGGATCGGGGTGGAGGGACTTGGAGGGCAGGACAGGCCCAGGCACACATGCAGCAGCCCCTCGATATTCTTAGCGCAGGAGGAGACTGCAGAGGGGGCCCCACTtccttccatctcctcctcctctcctagcCCCCAAACCTAACTCCCCCCAATAAACCTAGGAACAAAGTGTGTTTGCGGCTTGTTTAAGAGGGATAcaaggaagagaccccaaagtgGCTGAGCTTGGAAACCTCCATCCAGGAAGGTCACTGGGAAATGGCATGATGCTGGGGGAGTGTGGGCATTGTAGTCCCCCAaagttaaccttttaaaaaaatgttattagaATGTGAGCcgtgaaagcacaaaacaaacaaataaaaaacatgcaAGTAACAATACACATaagtaacaacaaagaaagaaaggattcaAACCGCAGCCAATTGACAAGAATCAATAACTGATCAGATTACAACTAAAACGGTAAGATTGATCCATTATTTCTTTTGATTTGTGTCTATCTCTTCCTATACCGTTTCTATTAATTACCTTGTTGCCCCTTTATCGCCTTTTATTTtacattaccaaataaaattcaatatcttttttatttctaaGTGTATattcttccaaaatattttaactttctcACACTTCCCCCAAAGTTAACCTTTCTAAGCTCGGCCCATGGGTTGTGATTTCTCCTTCAGGTCCTGGCCCTGGAACCGCGCTCAGAGACTGGGACTGGGCCTGCAAGGCGCCCACTGCCCCAAAGAGGATCCTGGGCCTTTCCTGGCCTCCGTGGGTCAGGGCTGTCCCTCGCCAGGAGCAGCTGCGCAGGAAACACCTTTTTCCGGCTGCACTGCTACTGGGATCGGAGGCGCAACacgccttccctccttcctctgctgGGTCACCTCTTTGCAAGTCTGGAAGTCTTTGTGTTGGCCTTCATCCTTTAGTGTTTGTTATTGATGTGTATTGTtacttgtatgttttgtatttgtttagtTGGTACTTTTCAGATTGGAACGGTGCGCAGCAGCATGGCGCCACAGGGGCGGATTTAGGGCGTCAAGTGTGCGGACGCTGCGCTTCTTGCACTTTTTACATTAGCAAGCATTAGGGAGTCTGCCTTTAATGTACGAtgatgtcctccatttgtcccatTCGGTTGTTTGCGTCAGTGATTTCATTCTCAAAAAGGTCTCCCCTTTTTGTGTCTAAGTGCAGGAGCATAACGCCAATGGGCTCCTCGTGCGCAAGCGCAGCAGCCActggagggcgcccgagagccaGGCAGCAGGAGGCGCTTCCGTGACTTTGAGTGGCAGCAGTGCCCCTTTCCGCAACCAGAGGGCGCTCCGGAAGAATGACTGGGCGCTTAAggagtgtggcttttggactacaactcccataaccccCGGGAAAACATGGCCGCCGCCTCTGAGGGCTAGAGAAATTTCATTCAAAAAGGCGTGAGGGGCTCCAGAACACAGAAAGGCGCCCCCCCCGGGCTCCTGCcttgtctggggatgatgggaagtgtcctccaaggCCCCGAAGGGCTCTGcaaccgccattttgtgtgcctcCTGGGGATGATGATAAGTGTTCTCCCGCTCCCCAAACATTGGCCTTCCCTTAGGACAAGTCCGGGCCTTTGCATTAAAATAGAAGTCCTTTAAGGAGCCGAAAAATGCCGAAGAGGCTGCAGTGTGCCAttgcagccacaggagggcgcccgagagagcCAGGAATGGGTCTCTTGGAGCCTAAAGTCCAGCAACGTCCCCTTtcgccaccagagggcgctctATAGGAACGCCAATGGAATGGAAGTCATTAAGTCCCTTGGATAAATAATAAGGGAATGTGCTTGAAtgtagccacaggagggcgcccgagagacaGCCAGGAATGAGGCCCTTGGAACCTAAAGGTCTGCAACGTCCCCCTTCCGCCACTAGAGGGCGCTCCCTGAAGGCTCCAATGGAAGGAATCGGAGCCTATTGAAGTCGGAGttcattttttcctattttttaatttttccaggggtttatgggaattttagtccaaaagccacactccTGAAGCGCCCAGTCCTCCTTCTGGAGCCCCCTCTTGGGGGCGGAAAGGGGGCACTTCTGCCTCTCAAAGCCACCCAAGCGCCTCCTGCTGACTTTCTCTCGGGCTGCTGCGCTTGCGCATGAGGAGGCCATTGGCATTATGCACTGGCATTTGCGATCTCCTTCCTGGCTCtggggcgccctcctgtggctgtaATCGCGCCCTTGGCCCCATGAGACTTTAGCCAAACCCCATTCTTCCCTATCCTGGGTCGCCCTCTGGTGGCTGAAAGGGGACGTTGCTGGCCTTTAGGCTCCAAGGGCCTCGTTCCttgctctcgggcgccctcctgtggctgcattcGGGCATACCTCCCTTTCCTATTAATTCCTCCCATTGGCTTCCCTATGGAGCGCCCTCTGTTGGCGGAAAGGGGGCCTTCCCTCCTGTTGGCCTCCGAAGCGCCTGGTTCTtggctctcgggcgccctcctgtggctccCTTTGCCCTCTTTTGCCCCCTTGAGTTTCGTTGCCCCCAAATGACTTAATTGAATCCTTTTGATGGAGAGATTGTTTTATTGTCTTCAAGATCTGGATACTGATCAGACACAATGCTTTTTCCAGGTTGGTTTCCATTCATTGACTTAATGAAATAATCCCACCGACTGACTGACCCTCCTGAACCCCGTGTGGAAGGCATGCGGAAGGATGGTATTCCTAGGGAAGATCCAGGGCGATTCCTGTGCTCTCCTCCTTGTATCTTGAAGAGTGATGTGTGAAGCATGTTATTTGCTGTGCTATCTTGGTGACTGTTTAAATAAAGAGCAATGAGAGTTCTTTGTTTTTATGCAAGAGAGTCATCTGTAACAACTGCACTGCaccactttattttatttctgtaaataAAGACACTAGTGACATTTTCTGGCTATTTCTTTCAAACGGGGCCCTGAACCCTACTAAGTTTTATGCCATCTGCTGATGACTCCAAAGGTCTCCCACAGAAAGCAATGAAATACAGTCGAGTATAGAAATATAATGGAAATGCAACAAACAATTTTTGTaaacaaaacacttttaaaaccatTGCCATGAGTGAAGAATGCAGTTGTTTTTTACAGCGAGTGATGAGAAGGAATGCCTTTATTGCAAACATGCTCTCCAAGTTCTGTTTTAGACCTGTTTGCAGCACAGTTCTCCAAAGAGACCGATTTGCAGAGCTCCCTGCATTCACTTCCATGAATCTCAAGTGGGAAAGAAGGAGCCATGCGAGGAAACACAAACTCAAAAGGCGATGCAGCCTTTCCCGCAcctgtctcctcttcctcctcctcttcctctttgcagTGTCTGTCCCTCAGGATCTCTGTTTCTGGGGCCaacttgcaggatctgggccGCTGTCTTGGCGCAAAGGGCCATAGGATGGCATCAGAGCAAAGGCCTGCGGAAAAGAGGTGGAGAGGAGCCGTCTTGCGCATCTTGAAGACCGAGTCTCAAAGGAGG
This Sceloporus undulatus isolate JIND9_A2432 ecotype Alabama chromosome 11, SceUnd_v1.1, whole genome shotgun sequence DNA region includes the following protein-coding sequences:
- the SCARF1 gene encoding scavenger receptor class F member 1 isoform X4, with product MGLWAFLLLCLQAQGPEFGSCASALDPNGRHVCQSSSQPPVLSCCPGWKQEGRECPVALCTGPDACHQDEVCVRPGVCRCRPGFFGANCTGRCPDQYWGPDCKESCLCFPNGKCNPSSGECYCAPSWWGPLCRESCLCGPHGHCHPLTGACRCDPGWWAPDCRRPCPCFLGGSRCDPTTGRCHCLRGWWGRTCASRCYCNGSPCAQESGRCHCQEGLWGAACQHRCPCTPHGSCAAQDGRCTCHPGYRGQSCSDLCPAGTFGLQCAHSCGHCKPGACSPLDGSCSACAPGWNGTHCKESCPPGRHGENCSLSCPRCRRGEACHPETGECQNCEAGLMGARCQLPCPAGLFGEGCLLSCLLCFNGSCDPVSGACVCQDGFWGASCNQSCLEGFHGPNCSVRCQGCQGYPCHPISGECLWKAHHTGALVAMILAPLLSLLLCLGCWGCCCRPEPQDPRDRAAAMAAAGEGDPMLQVKHQVLGSLRSSLPCFSLGGHKLPRVTVSHHDTEVPFTPSFIEPPSTVWPSDSSWDSEDGDGDEEAPLPAGGDATELQPGFPPEEEGESALNPEPFGIPRTSSLAKAKRPSVSFAQGTRFGPQSLQGSTEPLGATRKPRGAWGRPTPESEEGSQPPPGSQEAGAPLVEDLRTGGCCYENVEAAGSQGEGGCPEPPTSGTPRGVHKARLAGSRHVARRVEALEAASKTPGTPPGLTTIYVTVGKVGVGEGRGESGPGPVQTILKRLGSLQRSRAPPGEDPRPRRALEGFQKPPRRALGAEKGAQRLPGPEKEEEAAQESGTRGPGAGEGQVEAEGPWPLGGEGDGREGVGSPGRPERGSGGAAKAEAKEGEGEPKYENVPGWSGGF
- the SCARF1 gene encoding scavenger receptor class F member 1 isoform X2; its protein translation is MGLWAFLLLCLQAQGPEFGSCASALDPNGRHVCQSSSQPPVLSCCPGWKQEGRECPVALCTGPDACHQDEVCVRPGVCRCRPGFFGANCTGRCPDQYWGPDCKESCLCFPNGKCNPSSGECYCAPSWWGPLCRESCLCGPHGHCHPLTGACRCDPGWWAPDCRRPCPCFLGGSRCDPTTGRCHCLRGWWGRTCASRCYCNGSPCAQESGRCHCQEGLWGAACQHRCPCTPHGSCAAQDGRCTCHPGYRGQSCSDLCPAGTFGLQCAHSCGHCKPGACSPLDGSCSACAPGWNGTHCKESCPPGRHGENCSLSCPRCRRGEACHPETGECQNCEAGLMGARWEMHVPPLQRLGVPSCRSCQWPVCSSRMGADGEERKCWGWSGSSSRAFFAMGQWPHMFSPPSFLPHRCQLPCPAGLFGEGCLLSCLLCFNGSCDPVSGACVCQDGFWGASCNQSCLEGFHGPNCSVRCQGCQGYPCHPISGECLWKAHHTGALVAMILAPLLSLLLCLGCWGCCCRPEPQDPRDRAAAMAAAGEGDPMLQVKHQVLGSLRSSLPCFSLGGHKLPRVTVSHHDTEVPFTPSFIEPPSTVWPSDSSWDSEDGDGDEEAPLPAGGDATELQPGFPPEEEGESALNPEPFGIPRTSSLAKAKRPSVSFAQGTRFGPQSLQGSTEPLGATRKPRGAWGRPTPESEEGSQPPPGSQEAGAPLVEDLRTGGCCYENVEAAGSQGEGGCPEPPTSGTPRGVHKARLAGSRHVARRVEALEAASKTPGTPPGLTTIYVTVGKVGVGEGRGESGPGPVQTILKRLGSLQRSRAPPGEDPRPRRALEGFQKPPRRALGAEKGAQRLPGPEKEEEAAQESGTRGPGAGEGQVEAEGPWPLGGEGDGREGVGSPGRPERGSGGAAKAEAKEGEGEPKYENVPGWSGGF